The Plasmodium chabaudi chabaudi strain AS genome assembly, chromosome: 14 genome contains the following window.
AGCAATTTATATGTTATGTCTTAACCGTGCTTTTCTCTTTTAGCGACCATGCAGGTAGTGGGACAAACTTTTTTGTGCTCATGCAAAGAGATAATTATAGTAAAATCCGAATGAACCATCCAGAATTGTTTAGCTCGACAAAGATAAGTTACAGTTAGTCATTCATCGtgtctatttttttcaatttttttttccattcgTTTTTCATTCGTTTTTCTTCCCATTTCTTAAACAGTTGACAAGCATCCGGGGAAGGAAGACCAAATATATGGATGCAGAAAAAGAGGatctaaaaaaatggaaatcgATTTGGTTTTACCAAAAGAATTTAGTTGGGGAGATccatataataacaatagtTTTGACGAAGTAGTAGAAGATCAAAAAGAGTGTGGAAGTTGTTATTTAATATCTAGTGTATATATGTTAGAAAAACgatttgaaatattattatcaaaaaggtataaaaaaaatattaagatGAATAAATTATCTCATGAatgtattataaatttgtcaaaatataatcagGCATGTGATGGAGGTTTTCCATTTCTTGTtggaaaagaaatatatgaaaatggaATATGTACAGATAGGAGGTATGGACCTATAGATAGTGTTTCATCTGGTGTAGAAgcattttctaaaaataaaaataataaaatatattatgcatctgattataattatataagtgGATGCTATGAATGCTCAAATGAATTTGATATGATGACTgagataataaataatggtCCTATAGTAGTTGCAGTTTATGCAActccattattattaaaggTATACGAATtgaatgataaaaattatatatttacaaatattagtgatgaaaataaaatatgtgatGTACCAAATAAAGGATTTAATGGATGGCAACAAACAAATCATGCTGTTGCTATAGTGGGATGGGGTGAACATactaatgaaaataatgaactAATCAAATATTGGATAATTAGAAATACATGGGGAAGTAAATGGGGGTATAAAggttatttaaaatatcaaagaggaataaatttaaatggtATTGAATCTCAAGCAGTATATATTGATCCCGATTTTGTTAGAGGAAGTGGAAAAGAGTTAATTGcttgatttatataaaggtcgaaacttttttaaaacccATATTAAGCTGCATTATTAAGCTGCATTATTatgtacattttttatgctaAGCATGTATTTGCCACCTTTTTCGTCAACCATAAAGTTTCATAAACATGTTTGCTGTATTGCAGTTGTATAGGCATactatacatatataactatGCAATATTAaagttaaataaaatttaaataggGTGTTCCAAATGAATAAGTTAATTATTCATCATGcatatttcataattatattttgttctctataatttaaaaaattttactttttttatgtttactaattaaataattagaGGGGAAAAtgttgcatttttttttcctatatatgcatattattttttatataattttcttcgGGACAATAAAAAACGGCGTACAATATTCACTATAggcttttaaaaaatatataaaataattaaacattgcaaatgtattttttattttttttattaattttttcaaacttAAATAgggtattattttttactaaaaaagggaaaaaattatgaccattcttatttaaaataaaaaaaaaaaaaaaaaaaaaaaaaaatattacaaataaatatgtatagaGCAAAACTAAGGGAAGTTGACATGTTTACTAATATTTGAAGAACAGctttatgaataaataaaaatattttgtgaaatattttgtgaATAGTTTGAGAATAGTTTgagaaaatatacatacaaaCTAGCAAAAGGAAAGTTATTTGAAAAGGACTGGTGCCTTTCCTTATTCAAAACTAACGAAGGATATTGTATaccaattattatatgaacataTGTTAAAACAATAGATATAGTTGCAATTTGAAGTTTGGAAAAAATGTCGAGCCTAAAGAATATTATCCCTAAAAGGAACTACCGTGAAAGAGGACAAGCAAAGAATAGACTACACTTAGGGGAGTTGGAAAAGAAAGTAGATTATTCAAAAAGAAGGGagatttataaaaaaaaacaaaaaatagaaaatgtgttaaaggaaaaaataatgaataaaaatccCGATGAATTTAATACGGGAATGGTTCATTCAAGagttaatgaaaaagaaaatgtttTAGTTAAGGAAGAGATAGCTATACctgaaaatgtaaaattaaaaaacatacgaaataaattaaaaacagaagaaaattataattatacttttttaaaacgaatcaataaaaaaataaataattatcaaaTGAATATTCCATTAAGATatgtatttaataatactcatgaattttataatgataatgatgaaaaatatgatttaaaaacggaaaataataaattaaaaagaaaaggacaagaatttgaaaaaaaatttaaatccttattaaatgcaaaaaaaaatgtactTGAAAAAATCAGAAAAATTGAAAACTCATTTGTAAATACATACAAAGATATTGATggttataaaatttattctaAGAAAGGTGGAGTTCCCTATCGATTTGTTGCACCACGGTTGCGTTAGTAGGGGGAAcccaatttttataattttgtttttccataattgtgttttttttattcacaTATCTTTTAGTTTAAGAAATTGCAAAGAAAATTGCACCtttctatttttactttatcttttttttgtgacaattttttttgaattaccATTTTTACGAAATcactatttatattatttggcTAGTTAGCCATACTGCTTTGctttgttttgttttatttttttttcttattttccTATTacacaaattttttaaaaaagaaacagaAGCCTGAAATGGCAAACCCATTTATAATACATCACAAaagtgatgaaaataaaattatttgataaattgtaaaaatgtataaaacaTATGCTCATATTGCATagtcatatatttaaggtatttattatttgtataataataatgaaggTTATATacgaatttaaaaatgaaaattatgaactCCTTTTTAGCGAACAAAATATcgacaaaaatattattgagGTGATTGATCAAAATTGTGATAAATGTAAGTATAACGAGCTGGACCTTAACAAAGAAATAAACGTAGATTTGTTGAACTTCCAACAGTATAACCTTTTGAATagaagagaaaaaaaaaaggaaaataccGAAGAAAGCGAGGTAAATGATGGCATTACAAAAAACATTTCCGACGAAAATAGCCATAAAGAATTTCTTTTGAAATGTAAACAGTATTTTGAAGAAAATGGGTATATAGTTAAGAATGGAGATTTATATGGAGCtgaatatgtattatatttaacagataaaaaatatacacattcaatatatattgtttatttcataaaagaaaatgatattttaaGGGATTtgattaaaatattaagaaTTTCCcatagtataaaaaaaaacgttaTCCTAATTTTGGAAAGAAAGACTGAAAATTTTGACCTACATAACAATATTGTTTATGTAAAACtgtattcatataaatagggtagaaaataagtatattaatttttgcatatacaatattatatttatttatttttgtagtGAAATGAAaggaaaaatttaaatcgTTTAATTATTGACACCCGtcttacatttttattcgtTTTATTCGCTTTATTcgctttatttattattctgATTATTTTCCTATTGCTACtgttgtttttatttttaacgCGCCCCCTTAGGAGCATAATTTGGttgttattaattatatttttttattattatttaatcatattttatggtTATATTTGGCGTGACAATTGCGCCACAAATATTATTGCcgttaataaatttaataaaatattttattttttaaaatggttAGCTAATATTAtgagagaaaaaaaatatatgcataaaaagatataatagCTATATGTAGCCAAATTTTTGTAGAAATACCTGAACAATGcagaatattatataaattttcataattttcacATGAATTtgtcatataaatatatttatttttttattttttcactttGTCGTCTTATGTAATATGAGGCCTTTCTTCGATTCTGACATTGTCGTAAACTTTACTCTCTCTGAAGAAGCAATacaaagagaaaaaaaaattatagaaaataataaaagagcTATACACGAATTTcagaaagaaaaattattacaagaaggaaaaaaaaattgggataaattttataatcattataaaacaaatttttttaaagatagAAAATGGATTAAAGTTGAGTTtgatcatatttttaaagatgGGGAGTTACAAAATGATTCTAAGAATtgtgaaaaagaaaaaagaaaaacaattttagaAATGGGATGTGGAGTAGGAAATACATTAATTCCACTTTTGctagaatataataattgtgATTTTATTGGAATAGACTTTTCTAAAAATGCGATAAACCTCTTGAATGAAAAGTGGGAAAAAattgttcatataaatGAGGCGTTAAAAAATGACCAAATGAATggacaaaatataaatcatttattatcTCTTAGAGACATGCCAAATGCTGAAAATGTTGATAAAGGTGAAGGCAATAATGTTTCGACAGAAAATGATTGCGATATGGAAAATGAAGACCAACCAGAAGaggaaaataattcatgCACATACGATTTAAAAGAGTATACAAAATTGGGTAacttaataaaaacatcAGTAGTAGATATAACATCAGATAGCGAAGTCTCAACGGATTTGGATGAATTGGGACTTGTTGATGTTGTTTtacttatatatgttttatctTCTGTTTCACcagaaaaaatgaaaaatgtaattttaaattcatataaatatttaaaaagtggtggttatgttttattaagAGATTATGGATTATATGATTTAACACAAGTTCGGTTTGCTAataagaaagaaaaaaaaatttctgataatttttatgttcgTGGGGATAAAacatttgtttattttttcacgACAGAAGAACTTCGTAACTTGTTTTGTCATAATGATATGTTTGAAGAAgttcaaaataaatatattactagaattgttaaaaatcgaaaaagaaatttaGAAATGAAAAGAATATGGGTGCAATcaatttttagaaaaaaatagttaaagAGATAAATAAAGAGCTTTcccatttatattttgcaaACCACGTATTTATCATAAGCTTGCACACAAATGTGTAGTCTATAGTATACacaatgaatataaattatgttttatataacttTACAATGACCAGAATGTCGACCAAACAAATGTTACATTCATAATGAGTATAGAGGATAAGACGTGTATATCTCACCATTACATGCATGAATTGAAATGactatacatataaagaCAATTATTAGGGCaagtataatattttagatCATATTTGTATGTTGTAAAAAGTAATGGTGGGAAtaaagatatttttttttaatatttaccTACAGAtcaaatatgcataaacaatatttaatataattataataaaacaaaccCTATTTGAAATggtttgattatttttatatttattcaattttttaatttatatttttctttgctttaatttgaattaattaaaatgttattttgttttattcataatttttcaattttgtaTGGCATACATATTGTATGTATTTAGCTTCAGTATACGGAGCTTTacttttttgtttgttattttttatgcaaaacaattaaagattaaatataaagttaatacaatttgaattatttaatagggataaagaaaatgaaaaaaaaataaaataaataatacatatttttgaataaattgcaaaagaaaagatataaatttttgttCATCCCATTTTTTCCTCattcaaatatttcttCAGCTTTAAAgtgatgaaataaaaaaaaaaaaaaaaaaaaaaaatgaaaattcaaatgaatgtaataaaatttatttgatatattatatataattttttatgggttagttatttcttatatttatgattatgtatatatagatatttatgaatataatgtagagagaatataaaaaatatttgactTTGAAGTTATAATATGTgattaaaaagaaatatttcctatttaaaatataatttttataatttaaaaaaataaaatagggATAAACATTTTGATCTTTTAAAATCGGCATGAAAAAGTCAAgcaatttaattataagtAGGAATATGATTGAACAGTTTGagtaaaatttatttactacttttaaatattcattgTAAATatcatacatatatatatacgtacatacatacatatatatatacatacatacatacatacatatatacatacataatatatgagTATACGCATTTTGAAATAGCATGACTTATTAAATAACTTTCGAACGAAACGATGGATAGATATGGACACAATGTAAGATCGgatgtaaaaaaacaagGATATGAAAATTCTGATTTACCAATATTATGTGAAACTTGTTTAGGAGAAAATCCATATGTTAGAATAATAAGAGAAGAGAATGGAAAGGAATGCcaaatttgtaaaaatgcATTTACTTTATTTCGATGGAAGCCTGGTCATAATGCAAGATATAAACaaacaataatatgtaataagtgtgcaaaagtaaaaaatgtatgtcAAACAtgtttatttgatttagAATATAATTTACCTGTACAAGTCAGGGATAAATTCCTTGAAACAAGTATTGCCTTGCcagaaaatgaaacaaatagaaatttttttttagaacagctagaaaaaaatatatctacaGATACGTACGATAAAATTAGTCATGGAAATATggatttatcaaaattaaaaagaaaagatccatattttaaaagaaatatggCAAGAGTGTGTAGCTTTTGGAGAAAAAATGCATGTAACCGTGGAGATGAATGTccatatttacataaagAAATTCATTTGAATAAATCGCTAGCTAACCAAAGTATTAAAAGTAGATATACAGGTGAAAATGATGTATTAGCAGAAACTATATTaaatagatataaaaataataatattgatgaaaaaaatatggctaataaaatatgtatacaaGGTATTAGTGATTCAATAAGAGTTGAAAATGTTAAagaatgttttaaaaagtttggAGAAAttaaatcatttaaaatgATACCAAAAGattcaaaaatttttatttcctatgCTACTTTAACAGCTGCAAAAAATGCAgctgaaaaatataaagatggTTTAGAATTAAATGGATGTAACTTAACAGTAACATTACAACAAgacaatattaataataacatttgGCCTTCTCCACCTTTTGGTCAATTTAATCCATACCCTTCTCAGTTTAATCACAATAATAAGAagttttcaaaaaataataattttaaaccTCATAATCCTCCTCCCCCTAATTCTCAACCCAACATGATGAATACTGTAGTACCCCCTATGTATTTTCCTTATAATAATCCTAAATTTAATTCAATGCCGCCAAACGCAATTCCATATGCGTCTATGCTCCCTTCTGAGGCAGAGCAAAGAAAGTAAATCAGGCAACGATGCTTGCCACTTGTTTGAAACGtgaacttttttattttaaaaattgtatatgattttttctttttcaaatttttatacaacatatttccttttttttgttaaattaACACAATTTGTGtcttcaaaaaaattattactgaatgtttttaaaaaaaaacgagcTCTTTCATGGCTGGTTTATTGAAATCAGTTAAAATGTGAATATTTACATGGCACTATTTTATTGCCttgcaatttttaaaaaaaataaaaaaaattgcacACATATTTGCAGTAAAGTAACACATAAtctgtgttttttttcacccTAAATTAATTACGGCATAATGGTTAGTTAActtaataatgataattaaatttgtatgTAGAATATTTCAAAggtgatttaaaaaagtgtttatatatcattttttagttgtctataaatagtttattatttgttttgtggtttaaaaaatgttgttGGCAtaacagaaaaaaaaacgaagtTAAAACGATGATTCTcattaaaaacataataataaaataaaaataatatagggCATAATTCATTTGTGCATTATTTTTGGGGGTCTGTGaccttttttaaaaaagccaaagttacaaaaataattgcacacactattttattaatgccccaaaattcaaaaaacgaatgaacaaaaaatggaggtaataaaaaagttaaaacAATAGAgacgaaaaaaattgaaaaaaatatataatgctcTAGCCTTCTGTTTTATTCTCTTTAAATAGTTGACATTTGTGAAAGTTTCTTTTTAAGCTGATCCATATAGataacataattatttataataccAGTAAACCTCCATAAGATTAGccaaatacaaaaatttgACAATCCAATCCACCAATTTCTTTCATGCCTccatttgtatatttttaaatgatctGGTGATACTCCGGATATTGGGTCATTGTGGTTATATACATGTTTTAGTCCATATTTTAGTTTATAAGACTCAGTaataaataacataaaatttaaaattaatattaatgataCTACTCTTATTGGTGTGTCTCCAATCTGTTTTCTGCAAAATGTGAAGCTGAAATTtactaaaaattttattttaagtaAGCATGATATAAGAAGAGTAATTCCTAATGGCGTCACAATTAAGTAGATTAACTTAACAAGGCTCATTTTGTTcactaatatattaaaatatatcagagagaaaaaaaaagccctgaaggaaataatttattgtagaacttatatatataattttaaagataatgtataaattataaagaccacattcttttttttttcacttttttaaatacaatatttaaaaattattaatttttttactttttattcaataaaaaaatattattatatttatatatacaatctTCTATACcgattttatgtattttatatttctatgCAGTGggccaaataaaaaaatgctcTTATATTTgtacaaaaaattttattttttatcttgGCATATTTTGCGATATacctatataaatatttttgtattgttatttttatttattttattatattttatttttaattttgacattattattttgtttttaattttggcattattatttattttttaatttcaatGCATTATGGTAAGAGCATGTTGCAttctttaattatataacttGAACATTACGgttacatataaataatattttcctaTATAGAACAATTTAACCTCTTAGCAGTCGAAATTTtctgctttttttttatacgcATATTTAAATCCATTATTATGCATACCCAATTAAATATTGGCATACTCGTTTGTcttaagtatatatatttttattattacgaTGGGGTATGTTGgagcatttttttattctttacaAAAGGTTTTAAGaattaacattttaaaGGGTAGTAATATAAGTGTTGCATGGTATTAAGTAGggaggaaaataaaatcataaatgacaatatatatatgtttttacattttcttGCTTTTAAATAGTTTTTCGCAATTTTATGTGTAGAATAAGCGATCCAAAAAGGTTTAAAAGGTTTGTGGAATgttttgataaatatatttaaaaatatacgaatttatttaaatatttgataaaGCTTATTTTGTGAGCATATTGTATcgcaatatttttttttacaatttagTAAATAGCTAACTAAAATACAGCTTTTATATGACATtgcaatataaaaaagcaaTTTTTAgagtttttttattaacattttattaaaaaaaaaaaaatggtcATGTAAAAAAGTATACTTTTTAATTGGCACACACTTGTGTGTGGTCATATATAGTCGTAATATTACTAGCTTTTCCTACAATATTTatggatatttttttgtgtgtattatttttttttgatataaaataaaatatttgggcatttttaaatttatttactaATATTAAAAGTTTTTTGGAAAACtcaagaaaatatattcatatcattgtctataaaatatatatttttgacgttgcttaattttgttttattctattttattttaaattatttgtttggcttgttttgatatatttaatttatttgctcctttttaattttcttatttCGTTGATTTCGGTATGTATGGCCCTAAAAATTGGCAATTCAttgacatttttttttaaattttcgaattgttaaaaattgagaatatattattactatatcatttttataaacacacacatatataatcatttttgaaaaatgcaaaaattGTCTGAGTTTTATACCTATTCTAAGGAAATGTCTACATCcgtttttaatattaaaaaaaaggaagacATTAAGCCCCCTAAAGTTGAACTAAGCTGGAgagataaattatattccgaatatgaaaacataaaaacCAAGACAGGGGAATATTTAACTAGTAGAAAAAGTTcttggaaaaataaattcaatgatataaattcgtgtacttattttaaatttgacAATACGGAAGATCCACATTCTCCATGGTATAAGAAGTTATATTGTGcagtaaaaaattatttttacaaattgtTAAATTTAAGCGATCTGAATAAAGGATGGGAAAATGAAAGAgatgaaaaagaagatgaaataggcaaaaatgaaaataatgatgtcCAGACAattgaaaagaaaatttcCAGAGAATTTGTAAGTTATGAAAATATCgattttaacaaaaaaaaacaaacaaatTTTGATGATGTAGTATCCAATAAATATTCCcaaaaagggaaaaaaagaaaagaaaatgatacaCACTATATTTCAGAACGAAGTCAATCCGAATTAGTTAAGAGAAGTACATCAATGAGTAGTGATTGTAGTATTGTCCAAATGAGAAGTAGTGGTgtcatatttaataattcaaatacaaacgatgaaaaagataatatgaataaaacatccgatttaataaatgatgtAAATGAACATCATTTTAGTAATACAAATGAAGCagaaaaaatggatatcAAAAATAGTACTTCAAATGAGGACTCAATAAAATCAGCTAACGTTACAAACCCTccaaaatttaatattaaaaatacttgggaaaaaataagtgG
Protein-coding sequences here:
- a CDS encoding pre-mRNA-splicing factor RBM22, putative: MDRYGHNVRSDVKKQGYENSDLPILCETCLGENPYVRIIREENGKECQICKNAFTLFRWKPGHNARYKQTIICNKCAKVKNVCQTCLFDLEYNLPVQVRDKFLETSIALPENETNRNFFLEQLEKNISTDTYDKISHGNMDLSKLKRKDPYFKRNMARVCSFWRKNACNRGDECPYLHKEIHLNKSLANQSIKSRYTGENDVLAETILNRYKNNNIDEKNMANKICIQGISDSIRVENVKECFKKFGEIKSFKMIPKDSKIFISYATLTAAKNAAEKYKDGLELNGCNLTVTLQQDNINNNIWPSPPFGQFNPYPSQFNHNNKKFSKNNNFKPHNPPPPNSQPNMMNTVVPPMYFPYNNPKFNSMPPNAIPYASMLPSEAEQRK
- a CDS encoding U3 small nucleolar RNA-associated protein 11, putative, yielding MSSLKNIIPKRNYRERGQAKNRLHLGELEKKVDYSKRREIYKKKQKIENVLKEKIMNKNPDEFNTGMVHSRVNEKENVLVKEEIAIPENVKLKNIRNKLKTEENYNYTFLKRINKKINNYQMNIPLRYVFNNTHEFYNDNDEKYDLKTENNKLKRKGQEFEKKFKSLLNAKKNVLEKIRKIENSFVNTYKDIDGYKIYSKKGGVPYRFVAPRLR
- a CDS encoding tRNA-splicing endonuclease, putative, yielding MLILHSHIFKVFIICIIIMKVIYEFKNENYELLFSEQNIDKNIIEVIDQNCDKCKYNELDLNKEINVDLLNFQQYNLLNRREKKKENTEESEVNDGITKNISDENSHKEFLLKCKQYFEENGYIVKNGDLYGAEYVLYLTDKKYTHSIYIVYFIKENDILRDLIKILRISHSIKKNVILILERKTENFDLHNNIVYVKLYSYK
- a CDS encoding dipeptidyl aminopeptidase 2, putative translates to MKYVLFFLLNVFLIGLAKGDLPIHALMSDVAGVWEIKESEHVSETSENCGGSIPNTNVENLRPELNDYEKYLQKNYGELKNFKIDLTLERIKLFNDDSSRGTWTYLAVRDVGHNNSVVGSWTMVYDEGFEIRLRGKRYFAFFKYDKKVSEECPSAVENINKINTECYKTDPTKIRLGWILYERKKKNYEEKIYQWGCFYAEKIAKIPISSFVINNVKKYDKQDNKSVKNDDHAGSGTNFFVLMQRDNYSKIRMNHPELFSSTKISYIDKHPGKEDQIYGCRKRGSKKMEIDLVLPKEFSWGDPYNNNSFDEVVEDQKECGSCYLISSVYMLEKRFEILLSKRYKKNIKMNKLSHECIINLSKYNQACDGGFPFLVGKEIYENGICTDRRYGPIDSVSSGVEAFSKNKNNKIYYASDYNYISGCYECSNEFDMMTEIINNGPIVVAVYATPLLLKVYELNDKNYIFTNISDENKICDVPNKGFNGWQQTNHAVAIVGWGEHTNENNELIKYWIIRNTWGSKWGYKGYLKYQRGINLNGIESQAVYIDPDFVRGSGKELIA
- a CDS encoding methyltransferase, putative produces the protein MRPFFDSDIVVNFTLSEEAIQREKKIIENNKRAIHEFQKEKLLQEGKKNWDKFYNHYKTNFFKDRKWIKVEFDHIFKDGELQNDSKNCEKEKRKTILEMGCGVGNTLIPLLLEYNNCDFIGIDFSKNAINLLNEKWEKIVHINEALKNDQMNGQNINHLLSLRDMPNAENVDKGEGNNVSTENDCDMENEDQPEEENNSCTYDLKEYTKLGNLIKTSVVDITSDSEVSTDLDELGLVDVVLLIYVLSSVSPEKMKNVILNSYKYLKSGGYVLLRDYGLYDLTQVRFANKKEKKISDNFYVRGDKTFVYFFTTEELRNLFCHNDMFEEVQNKYITRIVKNRKRNLEMKRIWVQSIFRKK